In the genome of Streptomyces globosus, one region contains:
- a CDS encoding acyl-CoA mutase large subunit family protein: MDADAIEEGRRRWQARYDKARKREADFTTLSGDAVDPVYGPRPGDAYEGFERIGWPGEYPYTRGLHATGYRGRTWTIRQFAGFGNAEQTNERYKMILAAGGGGLSVAFDMPTLMGRDSDDPRSLGEVGHCGVAIDSAADMEVLFKDIPLGDVTTSMTISGPAVPAFCMYLVAAERQGVDPAVLNGTLQTDIFKEYIAQKEWLFEPEPHLRLIGDLMEYCAKGIPAYKPLSVSGYHIREAGATAAQELAYTLADGFGYVELGLSRGMDVDTFAPGLSFFFDAHLDFFEEIAKFRAARRIWARWMKEVYGAKNEKSMWLRFHTQTAGVSLTAQQPYNNVVRTAVEALAAVLGGTNSLHTNALDETLALPSEQAAEIALRTQQVLMEETGVANVADPLGGSWYVEQLTDRIEADAEKIFDQIKERGLRAHPDGRHPIGPITSGILRGIEDGWFTGEIAESAFAYQRALEKGDKRVVGVNVHHGSVTGDLEILRVSHEVEREQVRALADRKAGRDDAKVTASLKAMLDAARDGSNMIPSMLDAVRAEATLGEICNALRDEWGTYTEPPGF, encoded by the coding sequence ATGGACGCTGACGCCATCGAGGAGGGCCGCCGCCGCTGGCAGGCCCGTTACGACAAGGCCCGCAAGCGCGAGGCCGACTTCACCACGCTCTCCGGCGATGCCGTCGACCCCGTCTACGGCCCCCGGCCCGGAGACGCGTACGAAGGTTTCGAGCGCATCGGCTGGCCCGGCGAGTACCCGTACACCCGCGGCCTGCACGCCACCGGCTACCGCGGCCGGACCTGGACCATCCGCCAGTTCGCCGGCTTCGGCAACGCCGAGCAGACCAACGAGCGCTACAAGATGATCCTGGCCGCCGGCGGCGGCGGGCTCTCCGTCGCCTTCGACATGCCGACCCTCATGGGCCGCGACTCCGACGACCCGCGCTCCCTCGGCGAGGTCGGCCACTGCGGCGTCGCCATCGACTCCGCCGCCGACATGGAGGTCCTCTTCAAGGACATCCCCCTCGGCGACGTCACGACCTCGATGACGATCTCGGGCCCCGCCGTACCCGCCTTCTGCATGTACCTCGTGGCCGCCGAGCGCCAGGGCGTCGACCCCGCCGTCCTCAACGGCACGCTCCAGACGGACATCTTCAAGGAGTACATCGCCCAGAAGGAGTGGCTCTTCGAACCCGAGCCGCACCTGCGCCTCATCGGCGACCTCATGGAGTACTGCGCCAAGGGCATCCCCGCCTACAAGCCGCTGTCCGTCTCCGGCTACCACATCCGCGAGGCCGGCGCGACCGCCGCGCAGGAGCTGGCGTACACCCTGGCGGACGGCTTCGGGTACGTGGAGCTCGGCCTCTCCCGCGGCATGGACGTCGACACGTTCGCGCCCGGCCTGTCCTTCTTCTTCGACGCCCACCTCGACTTCTTCGAGGAGATCGCCAAGTTCCGCGCCGCCCGCCGCATCTGGGCCCGCTGGATGAAGGAGGTCTACGGCGCGAAGAACGAGAAGTCGATGTGGCTGCGCTTCCACACGCAGACCGCCGGCGTCTCCCTGACGGCGCAGCAGCCCTACAACAACGTGGTGCGCACGGCCGTCGAGGCCCTCGCCGCCGTCCTCGGCGGGACGAACTCCCTGCACACCAACGCCCTCGACGAGACCCTCGCCCTCCCGAGCGAGCAGGCGGCCGAGATCGCCCTGCGCACGCAGCAGGTGCTGATGGAGGAGACCGGCGTCGCCAACGTGGCGGACCCGCTCGGCGGTTCCTGGTACGTGGAGCAGCTCACCGACCGCATCGAGGCGGACGCCGAGAAGATCTTCGACCAGATCAAGGAGCGCGGCCTGCGCGCCCACCCCGACGGCAGGCACCCCATCGGGCCGATCACCTCGGGCATCCTGCGCGGCATCGAGGACGGCTGGTTCACCGGCGAGATCGCCGAGTCCGCCTTCGCCTACCAGCGGGCGCTGGAGAAGGGCGACAAGCGGGTCGTCGGCGTCAACGTCCACCACGGCTCGGTCACCGGCGACCTGGAGATCCTCCGCGTCAGCCACGAGGTCGAGCGCGAGCAGGTGCGCGCCCTCGCCGACCGCAAGGCCGGCCGCGACGACGCGAAGGTGACCGCCTCGCTGAAGGCGATGCTGGACGCCGCGCGCGACGGCTCCAACATGATCCCGTCCATGCTCGACGCGGTGCGCGCCGAGGCCACCCTCGGCGAGATCTGCAACGCCCTGCGCGACGAGTGGGGCACCTACACGGAGCCGCCGGGCTTCTGA
- a CDS encoding glycoside hydrolase family 6 protein has product MPGRSRPRRPFAAAAGLALLLAAAPACSAPQPESAPPSRSADRQADGAADAAAGGGSPFWVDPDSDAARQVADWEGRGRAADAQVLRRISERPMALWGAGGDPAPAIRRAAAGAAAAGRTLVLTAYNIPHRDCGQHSAGGARDAAAYRAWIGRFADAVGSAKAVVVLEPDAVPHVVDGCTPAALHGERFALLSEAVARLKRNPHTKVYLDAGNPAWLPDPQRLVDPLRRAGLDRADGFALNTANFQPVEAARAYGARISAATGGKHFVVDTSRNGAGPLPGGGPEAWCNPPGRALGAPPTDRTGDPLVDAYLWVKRPGESDGTCRGGPAAGTWWPDYALGLARRAVQ; this is encoded by the coding sequence ATGCCTGGCCGAAGCCGCCCCCGCAGACCCTTCGCCGCCGCCGCGGGCCTGGCGCTGCTGCTCGCCGCGGCGCCCGCGTGCTCGGCACCGCAGCCGGAGTCCGCACCTCCGTCCCGTTCGGCGGACCGGCAGGCGGACGGCGCCGCCGACGCCGCCGCGGGCGGCGGGTCCCCGTTCTGGGTGGACCCGGACAGCGACGCCGCCCGCCAGGTCGCCGACTGGGAGGGCCGCGGCCGGGCCGCAGACGCCCAGGTGCTGCGGCGGATCTCGGAGCGGCCGATGGCCCTGTGGGGCGCCGGCGGCGATCCGGCGCCCGCCATCCGCCGGGCGGCCGCCGGCGCCGCGGCCGCGGGCCGGACCCTGGTCCTCACCGCGTACAACATCCCGCACCGCGACTGCGGCCAGCACTCGGCGGGCGGCGCCCGGGACGCCGCCGCGTACCGGGCGTGGATCGGCAGGTTCGCCGACGCGGTGGGGTCGGCGAAGGCCGTCGTCGTCCTGGAGCCCGACGCCGTCCCGCACGTCGTCGACGGCTGCACCCCGGCCGCCCTGCACGGGGAGCGGTTCGCGCTGCTCTCCGAGGCCGTGGCCCGGCTCAAGCGCAACCCGCACACGAAGGTGTACCTGGACGCCGGGAACCCGGCCTGGCTGCCCGATCCGCAGCGGCTCGTCGATCCCCTGCGCCGGGCCGGGCTCGACCGGGCCGACGGGTTCGCGCTGAACACCGCCAACTTCCAGCCCGTCGAGGCGGCCCGCGCGTACGGGGCGCGGATCTCGGCGGCGACCGGCGGCAAGCACTTCGTCGTCGACACCAGCCGCAACGGGGCGGGCCCGCTGCCGGGCGGCGGGCCCGAGGCCTGGTGCAATCCGCCGGGCCGCGCGCTCGGCGCCCCGCCGACCGACCGGACGGGCGACCCGCTCGTGGACGCGTACCTGTGGGTCAAGCGGCCGGGCGAGTCGGACGGCACCTGCCGCGGGGGGCCGGCGGCGGGCACCTGGTGGCCCGACTACGCGCTCGGCCTGGCCCGCCGCGCGGTGCAGTGA
- a CDS encoding DUF3817 domain-containing protein, translating to MDIKTASALHRLRLVSVPEALSFPALLIFGSLLSRISDIDYLMPPLGALHGFLFVVYVLFLLDVWNKAKWPFKKAALFFLLAVIPFGGLYGDRILKRDEAEIVAAARTDREAANA from the coding sequence ATGGACATCAAGACCGCCTCCGCCCTGCACCGGCTGCGCCTCGTCTCGGTCCCCGAGGCGCTGTCGTTCCCGGCCCTGCTGATCTTCGGCTCGCTGCTGAGCCGGATCTCGGACATCGACTACCTGATGCCGCCGCTGGGCGCCCTGCACGGCTTCCTCTTCGTCGTGTACGTGCTGTTCCTGCTGGACGTGTGGAACAAGGCGAAGTGGCCCTTCAAGAAGGCGGCCCTGTTCTTCCTCCTCGCGGTGATCCCCTTCGGCGGCCTGTACGGCGACCGCATCCTCAAGCGCGACGAGGCCGAGATCGTCGCGGCCGCCCGAACCGACCGCGAAGCGGCGAACGCCTGA
- a CDS encoding TetR/AcrR family transcriptional regulator: protein MPKESPPSGRTGRPRSAAADAAILAATRDALVELGWSKLTMGDVSARAGVAKTTLYRRWAGKSELVVDAVAELFDSLELPDRGCLEADVENVVLQFAALLRRPEARTALMAVVAESTRDPALRDRIRSAIVDRQKRLVVLGRERAQARGELPREPDEAVAERTTDLIFDVIAGTVVHRTLVSSEPVDGLWAASFTALLMHGLRGSAGA, encoded by the coding sequence ATGCCCAAGGAGAGTCCGCCGTCCGGTCGCACCGGCCGTCCGCGCAGCGCCGCTGCGGACGCCGCGATCCTCGCCGCGACGCGCGACGCCCTGGTCGAGCTGGGCTGGTCGAAGCTGACGATGGGCGACGTCTCGGCGCGGGCCGGCGTGGCGAAGACCACCCTGTACCGCCGCTGGGCGGGCAAGAGCGAACTCGTCGTGGACGCCGTCGCGGAGCTCTTCGACTCCCTCGAACTCCCCGACCGGGGCTGCCTGGAGGCCGACGTCGAGAACGTGGTCCTCCAGTTCGCGGCGCTGCTGCGGCGGCCGGAGGCGCGGACGGCCCTGATGGCGGTCGTCGCGGAGTCCACGCGGGACCCGGCGCTGCGCGACCGCATCCGCTCGGCCATCGTCGACCGGCAGAAACGCCTCGTCGTACTGGGCCGGGAGCGCGCCCAGGCCCGCGGGGAGCTGCCGCGGGAGCCCGACGAGGCCGTGGCGGAGCGCACCACCGACCTGATCTTCGACGTGATCGCCGGGACGGTGGTGCACCGGACCCTGGTCAGCTCCGAGCCGGTGGACGGCCTGTGGGCGGCCTCGTTCACGGCGCTGCTGATGCACGGCCTCCGCGGCTCCGCCGGCGCCTGA
- a CDS encoding kelch motif-containing protein, producing the protein MAYRPSRQFKNTLLGTAAVVVLAALNAPAALSFAQERYHAYRIAQPSYRLEYGSWSLVDLPKDRRINAMHAALLHTGKVLLIAGSGNDQENFDQGTFETVLWDPRTDTFKKIPTPEDFFCAGHSQLPDGRLLVAGGTARYEVLDGKVTRAGGAMRVKNESPDKAVTLRKGTRFRSPSGVEYASRFDVTVPKAKREFEITYGRDGQALPWKTKVTASEARVFVEAVEPGARGLTTQAAQYAVVGLKGKDADNVYGLAERLSTDKQDFQGIRSAYEFDPVAERYVPVAPMADARWYPTLVALPDGRALAVSGLNDVGDVVPGDNEFYDPRTRTWSKGPSRYFPTYPSLFLLQGGKLLYTGSNAGYGPADKGREPGVWDLAANTFTPVRGLADADRLETSASVLLPPAQDQRVMVLGGGGVGESRLSTARTAIVDLKQPAPAFRPAAPLPQGTRYLSSVLLPDDTVFTTGGSRDYRGRSASDILKAQFYDPRTDAFTAAAAPTVARNYHSEALLLPDGRVATFGSDPLFADKDNTRLGRFEHRLEVYSPPYLHRDPAARPELGAGPDTVGADGRATFATAHPERIARARLMRPSAVTHTTDVEQRSVELGVARGDGSATFTVPSDPTLVPPGWYMLFAVDAAGTPSTAKWIKVPVRAAAAEPER; encoded by the coding sequence ATGGCCTACCGCCCCTCACGGCAGTTCAAGAACACGCTGCTCGGCACCGCGGCCGTGGTCGTCCTCGCGGCGCTCAACGCCCCCGCCGCGCTGTCCTTCGCGCAGGAGCGCTACCACGCGTACCGGATCGCGCAGCCCTCCTACCGGCTCGAGTACGGCTCCTGGTCGCTCGTCGACCTGCCGAAGGACCGCCGCATCAACGCCATGCACGCCGCCCTCCTGCACACCGGCAAGGTCCTGCTGATCGCCGGCTCGGGCAACGACCAGGAGAACTTCGACCAGGGCACCTTCGAGACGGTCCTGTGGGACCCGCGCACCGACACCTTCAAGAAGATCCCGACACCGGAGGACTTCTTCTGCGCCGGCCACAGCCAACTCCCCGACGGCCGCCTCCTCGTGGCCGGCGGCACCGCCCGGTACGAGGTCCTCGACGGCAAGGTGACCCGGGCGGGCGGCGCCATGCGCGTCAAGAACGAGAGCCCCGACAAGGCGGTCACCCTGCGCAAGGGCACCCGCTTCCGGTCGCCGTCCGGCGTCGAGTACGCCTCCCGCTTCGACGTCACCGTGCCGAAGGCGAAGCGCGAGTTCGAGATCACGTACGGCCGGGACGGGCAGGCACTGCCCTGGAAGACGAAGGTGACGGCCTCCGAGGCGCGCGTCTTCGTCGAGGCGGTCGAGCCGGGCGCCCGCGGGCTGACCACGCAGGCCGCCCAGTACGCGGTCGTCGGGCTGAAGGGGAAGGACGCCGACAACGTCTACGGCCTCGCCGAGCGGCTCAGCACCGACAAGCAGGACTTCCAGGGCATCAGGTCCGCCTACGAGTTCGACCCGGTCGCGGAGCGGTACGTGCCCGTCGCCCCCATGGCGGACGCCCGCTGGTACCCCACGCTCGTCGCACTCCCCGACGGGCGGGCGCTCGCGGTGTCCGGGCTCAACGACGTCGGGGACGTCGTCCCCGGCGACAACGAGTTCTACGACCCGAGGACCCGCACCTGGAGCAAGGGCCCCTCCCGCTACTTCCCCACCTACCCCTCCCTCTTCCTCCTCCAGGGCGGCAAGCTGCTCTACACCGGCTCCAACGCGGGCTACGGCCCCGCCGACAAGGGCCGCGAGCCCGGCGTGTGGGACCTGGCAGCCAACACGTTCACCCCGGTCCGCGGGCTCGCGGACGCCGACCGGCTGGAGACGTCCGCGTCGGTGCTGCTGCCGCCCGCGCAGGACCAGAGGGTGATGGTGCTCGGCGGCGGCGGGGTCGGCGAGTCCAGGCTGTCCACGGCCAGGACGGCGATCGTCGACCTGAAGCAGCCCGCGCCCGCCTTCCGGCCCGCGGCCCCGCTGCCGCAGGGCACCCGCTACCTGAGCAGCGTGCTCCTCCCCGACGACACCGTCTTCACGACCGGCGGCTCCCGCGACTACCGCGGCCGCAGCGCCAGCGACATCCTCAAGGCGCAGTTCTACGACCCCCGCACCGACGCCTTCACGGCCGCCGCCGCCCCGACCGTGGCCCGCAACTACCACTCGGAGGCGCTGCTGCTGCCCGACGGGCGGGTGGCGACCTTCGGCTCCGACCCGCTCTTCGCGGACAAGGACAACACCCGGCTCGGCAGGTTCGAGCACCGCCTGGAGGTGTACTCCCCGCCCTACCTGCACCGCGACCCGGCCGCCCGGCCGGAGCTCGGGGCGGGGCCGGACACGGTCGGCGCGGACGGCCGCGCCACCTTCGCGACGGCGCACCCGGAGCGGATCGCGCGGGCGCGGCTGATGCGGCCGAGCGCGGTCACCCACACCACCGACGTGGAGCAGCGCTCCGTGGAGCTCGGTGTGGCCCGCGGGGACGGCTCGGCCACCTTCACGGTGCCGTCCGACCCGACGCTCGTCCCGCCCGGCTGGTACATGCTGTTCGCGGTCGATGCGGCCGGGACGCCGTCCACCGCGAAGTGGATCAAGGTGCCGGTGCGGGCGGCTGCTGCCGAACCGGAGCGGTGA
- a CDS encoding glycosyltransferase family 2 protein, whose translation MRPDDDYDYELHSRLAGPFADPGSTGRRVRYRTLLSREERGTRIRAVLLMALAPVAAAGLLLYLVWPSHRTVREGGEWWLVHLDTAMLGCIGVIMLFMLVNVVSIAHATMTARDPVPVPPEPGTRVAFLTTYVPGKEPLTMVRDTLRAAVDLRHDGHLDVWLLDEGDDPEARALCAELGVHHFTRRGVPAWNTARGPHRARTKHGNYNAWLSAYGGAYEFLASVDTDHRPLPNYLERMLGYFRDPDTAFVVGPQVYGNYTAAVTKAAESQQYLFHALIQRAGNRYGAPMFVGTNNAVRISALRQVGGFRDSITEDMATGFEMHRRRNPATGRFWRSVYTPDVLAVGEGPASWTDFFTQQLRWSRGTYETLLKQYGKGFFRMPPGRLLNYTLMLVYYPMTAVNWLLGVLSCVLFLWFGASGTQVSADVWLMLYTDAAALQVGLYLWNRRHNVSPHEPAGSGGLAGIAMSAVCAPVYLASLTSAVLRTEGRFVVTPKGAAAGTDRAASFRIHFAWAAVLAVSLAASARLGHTHAAMRTWAVLALLVCLAPPAVWAASVLRARRAAARSRTPEPGRGAGPGDEPEAAFAPTGGN comes from the coding sequence GTGCGACCGGACGACGACTACGACTACGAGCTCCACAGCCGTCTCGCCGGTCCGTTCGCGGACCCGGGCAGCACCGGGCGGCGGGTCCGGTACCGGACGCTGCTCTCCCGGGAGGAGCGGGGCACGCGAATACGGGCCGTCCTGCTGATGGCGCTGGCGCCCGTCGCCGCCGCCGGGCTGCTCCTCTACCTCGTCTGGCCCTCGCACCGCACGGTCCGCGAGGGCGGCGAGTGGTGGCTGGTGCACCTGGACACCGCGATGCTCGGCTGCATCGGCGTGATCATGCTCTTCATGCTGGTCAACGTCGTGTCGATCGCCCACGCGACGATGACCGCCCGGGACCCCGTCCCCGTACCGCCCGAGCCCGGGACCCGGGTCGCGTTCCTGACGACGTACGTCCCCGGCAAGGAGCCCCTCACCATGGTGCGGGACACCCTCCGGGCGGCCGTGGACCTGCGCCACGACGGGCACCTCGACGTGTGGCTGCTCGACGAGGGCGACGACCCCGAGGCCAGGGCGCTGTGCGCCGAGCTCGGCGTGCACCACTTCACCCGCAGGGGAGTGCCCGCCTGGAACACCGCGCGCGGCCCCCACCGGGCGCGCACCAAGCACGGCAACTACAACGCCTGGCTCTCCGCGTACGGCGGCGCCTACGAGTTCCTCGCCTCCGTCGACACCGACCACCGCCCGCTGCCGAACTACCTGGAGCGGATGCTCGGCTACTTCCGCGACCCCGACACCGCCTTCGTCGTCGGCCCGCAGGTGTACGGCAACTACACCGCCGCCGTCACCAAGGCCGCAGAGTCCCAGCAGTACCTCTTCCACGCGCTGATCCAGCGGGCCGGCAACCGCTACGGCGCGCCCATGTTCGTCGGCACCAACAACGCCGTGCGGATCAGCGCCCTCCGGCAGGTCGGCGGGTTCCGGGACTCCATCACCGAGGACATGGCCACCGGCTTCGAGATGCACCGCCGGCGCAACCCGGCCACCGGCCGGTTCTGGCGGTCGGTCTACACCCCGGACGTGCTCGCCGTCGGCGAGGGCCCGGCCTCCTGGACCGACTTCTTCACCCAGCAGCTGCGCTGGTCCCGGGGGACGTACGAGACCCTCCTCAAGCAGTACGGGAAGGGCTTCTTCCGGATGCCGCCGGGCCGGCTCCTCAACTACACGCTGATGCTCGTCTACTACCCGATGACGGCCGTGAACTGGCTCCTCGGCGTCCTCAGCTGCGTGCTGTTCCTGTGGTTCGGGGCCTCCGGCACCCAGGTCTCCGCCGACGTGTGGCTGATGCTCTACACCGACGCCGCCGCCCTCCAGGTCGGCCTCTACCTGTGGAACCGCCGGCACAACGTCTCGCCGCACGAGCCCGCCGGCTCCGGCGGACTGGCCGGCATCGCGATGTCCGCCGTCTGCGCGCCCGTCTACCTCGCCTCCCTCACCTCCGCCGTGCTGCGCACCGAGGGGCGGTTCGTCGTCACCCCCAAGGGCGCCGCCGCCGGCACCGACCGGGCGGCCTCCTTCCGCATCCACTTCGCCTGGGCGGCCGTCCTGGCCGTCTCCCTGGCGGCCTCCGCCCGCCTCGGCCACACCCACGCCGCGATGCGCACCTGGGCCGTCCTCGCGCTGCTCGTCTGCCTGGCCCCGCCCGCCGTGTGGGCGGCGTCGGTGCTGCGCGCCCGCCGGGCCGCCGCCCGGTCCCGCACCCCCGAGCCGGGCCGCGGCGCCGGGCCCGGCGACGAGCCGGAGGCGGCGTTCGCCCCGACAGGAGGGAACTGA
- a CDS encoding MarR family winged helix-turn-helix transcriptional regulator, with the protein MSKPLSLPFDPIARADELWQRRWGPAPAMAAITSVMRAHQILLGEVDAVVKPYGLTFARYEALVLLTFSKAGELPMSKIGERLMVHPTSVTNTVDRLVRSGLVAKRPNPNDGRGTLASITEKGREVVEAATKDLMAMDFGLGTYDAEECQEIFALLRPLRVAAEDFREG; encoded by the coding sequence GTGTCCAAGCCGCTCAGTCTCCCCTTCGATCCCATCGCCCGCGCCGACGAGCTCTGGCAGCGGCGCTGGGGACCCGCCCCCGCGATGGCCGCGATCACCTCGGTCATGCGGGCGCACCAGATCCTGCTCGGCGAGGTCGACGCCGTCGTCAAGCCGTACGGACTGACCTTCGCGCGGTACGAGGCGCTCGTGCTGCTCACCTTCTCCAAGGCCGGCGAGCTGCCGATGTCGAAGATCGGCGAGCGCCTGATGGTGCACCCGACGTCGGTGACGAACACGGTGGACCGGCTGGTGCGCTCCGGCCTGGTGGCCAAGCGCCCCAACCCCAACGACGGCCGCGGCACCCTGGCGTCGATCACGGAGAAGGGCCGCGAGGTCGTCGAGGCGGCGACGAAGGACCTGATGGCGATGGACTTCGGGCTGGGCACGTACGACGCCGAGGAGTGCCAGGAGATCTTCGCGCTGCTGCGGCCGCTGCGCGTGGCCGCCGAGGACTTCCGCGAGGGGTAG
- a CDS encoding DUF3817 domain-containing protein, producing MKKSVLTRYRVMAYVTAVMLLILCGCMVAKYGFDTGADLTFVVSQTHGVLFMIYLAFALDLSSKAKWSFGRMLWVMVSGTIPGAAFFVERKVRADVEPLITDGGLAPAKA from the coding sequence ATGAAGAAGAGCGTGCTGACCCGGTACCGGGTGATGGCCTACGTGACCGCCGTCATGCTGTTGATCCTCTGCGGCTGCATGGTCGCCAAGTACGGCTTCGACACCGGCGCCGACCTGACCTTCGTCGTGTCCCAGACGCACGGCGTCCTCTTCATGATCTACCTGGCGTTCGCGCTGGACCTGAGCTCCAAGGCCAAGTGGTCCTTCGGCCGGATGCTGTGGGTCATGGTCTCCGGGACCATCCCCGGCGCCGCCTTCTTCGTCGAGCGCAAGGTCCGCGCCGACGTCGAGCCCCTGATCACCGACGGCGGCCTGGCCCCCGCGAAGGCGTAG